From one Acidobacteriota bacterium genomic stretch:
- a CDS encoding carboxylesterase family protein has product MLGGPGGATAALTLRAASGAILATSAATLGAGEWRQLSSSGWFGGAAVPAASRFEIAVSAGSLDAYASQIDNGTGDPVVFAPAAFPSACGAPAILSFSASAPSVAPGAAVTLTLASTGGSSARVTSPTSDLAIAPNGNVSVSPGTTTTYRATVTGSCAPDAAASVTVTVAPQTDVALTTEGAYRGVHDESSIAFRGIRYAAPPVGPLRWRPPVGVEPFSGVRPADAAGSTCLQFQDPGTGPLEGAEDCLFLNVWKPAAPPASPAPVLFFIHGGGNVQGSGTEFIYDGAHLASRQGVVVVTINYRLNALGFLAQPFLDAESPRRVSGNYGILDQIAALGWVRRNAAAFGADPARILIFGESAGAVDVCALVASPLAKGLFASALMESGGCGQETLAKVEVFGNTIVQAAGCGAAADTGACMRALPAAAVVSAVPGLANVVSSAGQLYGPNVDGWLLEDSPIVALTKGTHNHVPFVVGANADETSAYAPTLSSDAQYQAAVVAQYGALLGGLVLNRYPASAYATPTKAYVAVTTDSRFVCPARRIARAARASQAESVFRYFFTHALDSGAKRALGAYHGLELPFVFRTLTDVPLFAPSSLELALADSMGGFWSRLAATGDPNGAGAPAWPRYEVASDPVILLDDVVTSGFGVRTANCDFWDAFVAP; this is encoded by the coding sequence ATGCTCGGCGGCCCGGGCGGCGCGACGGCGGCGCTGACGCTCCGCGCCGCTTCCGGCGCGATCCTCGCGACGAGCGCCGCCACGCTCGGCGCCGGCGAATGGCGGCAGCTCTCGAGCTCCGGCTGGTTCGGCGGAGCGGCGGTTCCCGCGGCGAGCCGATTCGAGATCGCCGTCTCCGCCGGCTCGCTCGACGCCTACGCGAGCCAGATCGACAACGGCACCGGGGACCCCGTGGTCTTCGCTCCGGCGGCGTTCCCCTCGGCGTGCGGGGCGCCGGCGATCCTGAGCTTCTCCGCGTCGGCGCCGTCCGTCGCGCCGGGCGCGGCCGTCACGCTGACGCTCGCCTCGACGGGCGGATCGTCCGCTCGCGTCACCTCCCCGACGAGCGACCTCGCGATCGCGCCGAACGGAAACGTCTCCGTCTCGCCCGGCACGACGACGACTTACCGCGCCACGGTCACGGGCTCCTGCGCGCCCGACGCCGCGGCGTCCGTGACCGTGACGGTTGCCCCGCAGACGGACGTCGCGCTCACGACGGAGGGCGCTTACCGCGGCGTGCACGATGAGAGCTCGATCGCGTTCAGGGGCATCCGCTACGCGGCGCCTCCCGTCGGGCCCCTGCGCTGGAGGCCGCCGGTGGGAGTGGAGCCCTTCTCCGGCGTCCGGCCGGCCGATGCGGCCGGAAGCACGTGCCTGCAGTTCCAGGATCCGGGAACGGGCCCGCTGGAGGGCGCCGAGGACTGCCTCTTCCTGAACGTCTGGAAACCCGCGGCACCGCCGGCCTCTCCGGCGCCCGTCCTCTTCTTCATCCACGGGGGCGGCAACGTGCAGGGGTCCGGGACCGAGTTCATCTACGACGGAGCGCACCTCGCGTCGCGCCAGGGCGTCGTCGTCGTCACGATCAACTACCGTCTCAACGCGCTCGGCTTCCTCGCGCAGCCCTTCCTCGACGCCGAGAGCCCGCGCCGCGTGTCGGGCAACTACGGAATACTCGACCAGATCGCGGCCCTCGGATGGGTCCGGCGCAACGCCGCCGCCTTCGGAGCCGATCCCGCGAGGATCCTCATCTTCGGTGAGTCGGCCGGCGCCGTGGACGTCTGCGCGCTCGTCGCGTCCCCGCTCGCGAAGGGACTCTTCGCGAGCGCGCTCATGGAGAGCGGGGGCTGCGGGCAGGAGACGCTCGCGAAGGTCGAGGTTTTCGGAAACACGATCGTCCAGGCCGCCGGCTGCGGCGCGGCGGCCGACACGGGAGCGTGCATGCGCGCTCTCCCGGCGGCGGCGGTCGTCTCGGCGGTCCCGGGCCTCGCGAACGTCGTCTCGAGCGCCGGCCAGCTCTACGGACCGAACGTGGACGGCTGGCTGCTCGAGGACAGCCCGATCGTCGCCCTCACGAAAGGCACGCACAACCACGTCCCGTTCGTCGTGGGCGCGAACGCGGACGAAACGTCGGCCTACGCGCCGACGCTCTCCTCGGACGCGCAGTACCAGGCCGCGGTCGTCGCGCAGTACGGGGCCCTGCTCGGGGGGCTCGTGCTGAACCGGTACCCCGCGAGCGCCTACGCGACGCCGACGAAGGCCTACGTCGCCGTGACGACGGACTCCCGGTTCGTGTGCCCCGCAAGGCGGATCGCGCGCGCCGCGCGGGCAAGTCAGGCCGAGAGCGTGTTCCGCTACTTCTTCACGCACGCCCTCGACTCCGGCGCGAAGCGGGCGCTGGGCGCGTACCACGGCCTGGAGCTTCCCTTCGTGTTCCGGACGCTCACGGACGTGCCTCTCTTCGCGCCCTCGTCCCTCGAGCTCGCTCTCGCGGACTCGATGGGCGGTTTCTGGAGCCGTCTCGCGGCCACGGGCGATCCGAACGGCGCGGGCGCACCCGCCTGGCCGCGCTACGAGGTCGCCTCCGACCCGGTGATCCTGCTCGACGACGTCGTGACCTCCGGCTTCGGAGTCCGGACGGCGAACTGCGATTTCTGGGACGCCTTCGTCGCGCCCTGA
- a CDS encoding aminotransferase class I/II-fold pyridoxal phosphate-dependent enzyme — MARDTRLPGPPPPHGDFSPEDFRRMGSAAVERLARYFETLEARPVLARTKPGEVLAQIPLRAPEQPEPWEAIERDLDRLVEPNLTHWQHPGYLAYFANTGTSPAVVGDFLAAGYNQVGILWRTSPVLTELEQGVVRWLLDLVGLPSGPDGFDGQLADTASTASLIALAAAREEAYPDVRKTGLAGRPAGRVYSSELAHSSIDKACVVLGFGTEGLVKIPADANFRMDVEALASAISRDRAAGRVPVAVVATAGTTTVTSVDPLLALADLCAKERVWLHVDAAYAGSAAVLPEMRPLFAGWERADSVLYNPHKWMLVPLECTGLFFRRMERVRRAFSVVPNYLETPEGQTVREYMDYGVQLGRRFRALKMWMTLRAFGAAGVRTRIADALALARWLRAELEREPNVKPVAPTPFSVVAFRWQPEGMDDAAADAANARILARINEDGRTFVSHALVKGRYALRAAIGNARTERRHLEGFLEAFRAAAAAERP, encoded by the coding sequence ATGGCCCGAGACACGCGCCTCCCCGGCCCTCCCCCGCCGCACGGCGACTTCTCCCCCGAGGACTTCCGCCGCATGGGCTCGGCCGCCGTCGAGCGCCTCGCGCGGTACTTCGAGACGCTCGAGGCGCGGCCCGTCCTCGCGCGGACGAAGCCGGGCGAGGTCCTCGCGCAGATTCCGCTCCGCGCGCCCGAACAGCCGGAGCCGTGGGAGGCGATCGAGCGCGACCTCGACCGCCTCGTGGAGCCGAACCTCACGCACTGGCAGCACCCGGGCTACCTCGCGTACTTCGCGAACACGGGCACGTCGCCCGCCGTCGTGGGCGACTTCCTCGCCGCCGGCTACAACCAGGTCGGCATCCTCTGGCGCACGTCGCCGGTCCTCACGGAGCTCGAGCAGGGCGTCGTGCGCTGGCTGCTCGACCTCGTGGGTCTGCCGTCGGGCCCGGACGGCTTCGACGGCCAGCTCGCGGACACGGCCTCGACGGCGTCGCTGATCGCGCTCGCGGCCGCGCGCGAGGAGGCGTACCCCGACGTTCGCAAGACGGGCCTGGCGGGCCGGCCGGCCGGCCGCGTCTACTCCTCGGAGCTCGCGCACTCCTCGATCGACAAGGCCTGCGTCGTCCTCGGCTTCGGGACGGAGGGCCTCGTGAAGATCCCGGCGGACGCGAACTTCCGCATGGACGTCGAGGCCCTCGCCTCCGCCATCTCGCGAGACCGTGCCGCGGGCCGCGTTCCCGTCGCCGTCGTCGCGACGGCCGGGACGACGACGGTCACGTCCGTCGACCCGCTCCTCGCGCTCGCGGACCTCTGCGCGAAAGAGCGCGTCTGGCTGCACGTCGACGCGGCGTATGCGGGATCGGCCGCGGTCCTGCCGGAGATGCGCCCGCTCTTCGCCGGCTGGGAGCGCGCCGACTCCGTCCTGTACAACCCGCACAAGTGGATGCTCGTGCCGCTCGAGTGCACGGGCCTCTTCTTTCGCCGGATGGAGCGTGTGCGGCGCGCGTTCTCGGTCGTACCGAACTACCTCGAGACGCCCGAGGGCCAGACGGTGCGCGAGTACATGGACTACGGCGTCCAGCTGGGCCGCCGGTTCCGCGCCCTGAAGATGTGGATGACGCTGCGCGCGTTCGGCGCCGCGGGGGTGAGGACGCGCATCGCGGACGCGCTCGCGCTCGCGCGGTGGCTGAGGGCGGAGCTCGAGCGCGAGCCGAACGTGAAGCCCGTCGCCCCGACACCGTTCTCGGTCGTCGCGTTCCGCTGGCAGCCGGAGGGGATGGATGACGCCGCGGCCGACGCCGCGAACGCGCGGATCCTCGCCCGGATCAACGAGGACGGCCGGACGTTCGTGTCGCACGCCCTCGTGAAGGGCCGGTACGCGCTGCGCGCCGCGATCGGGAACGCCCGGACCGAGCGCCGCCACCTCGAAGGCTTCCTCGAGGCGTTCCGCGCCGCGGCGGCGGCGGAGCGGCCGTAA